The Lonchura striata isolate bLonStr1 chromosome 13, bLonStr1.mat, whole genome shotgun sequence DNA window CTGTCCTTTCCCCTTCCAGCCAGTTTTCTAGTATGCTAAAGCTACTTCTACCCAATTCAAAGCACCCTAGCTACCTTTTCAGCTTTACTTCAGTGGTTTTTGCTGTCATGGAAGTTTTCTGTAACCTGTCGTCATACAGTCAGACACAGACATTTCTAGTGCTAGAACAGttgttttgcttccttttttaaGATTGATGACAATGTCCCTCTTTAAAGCCTGGGCGTCTCCAAGTCTCCCTACAAGAGAATTTCAGTAAGTAGCATGGAAGAGTTCATAGGAGATTGTCAGATCCTTAGATGTttgatttctcttttcattttgtGACCTCATATTCAATAGGATCATagaattgttttcatttttgtgcattttctgTCAGGATGAAGACGCTAAAAACCTACTGGGACTACAAGGAAGCTGCATTAAATTatcaagaagcctggagagtgCTGCGTAGCCAAGCTCTGCTGGGTTGGGTCAAAAATGCCAAGGAATACCTGCACTTCACATGAGAATCCATGAGACTATGTGAATCCAGGAATAAGCTGTGGTCCACAATAGATACCTCTGCAGTTCAAAGGCCAGAAAAAGACACCCTCTAGTTCATGTGCTATAAAGAGGCAGGTGtgaaaaggaaagcaatttAGATTTAgagaatacttttatttttactgagtTTAAGCCTCTTTTTATTGAAATATAGAAAAGGATCATTGCTGACTTAAAATTCTGAGCTGTATGAAACAATATGCCTCCAAAAGAAAGGAAGCAGTGATGTGCTATCCTAGTATCTGAGTCATAGTCATTGCAGTGAAAGTAATGTCAACTGAAATTCATGCAGTACTATGGAAAAATTTAGTGccactttttttcttccacttctcGTACTGTTGTGGTTGTTTTTCTGGGTCAACCCTCATGTATAATAAGTAATACATTCATAACTCTGAACTCTTGTTGTCTGGTGCCTAGAAGAATTTTCTATGTCCCCCAGCTCCATTGCTTCTAACTGGAAAAACTAGTTCTGTTAaagtgtctcttttttttttttgggaatccTTAATATATGCTGCTGTTTACTAAACATAGCCACAGATACTGCCACAGGGGAGGAGTCTATATCAAATAATACTACTTATGATATCCTGTGCCTCTCAATTTCAGGAGTTTGCCAGATAATGTTTCAACTGCTTTGCTTCTGTaggcaggaaagaaaactcctgAATTACTTGGTTCAAATTGGCCAATCCTGTCTAATTATAGGCAAACATTTACCTACTTTTCAGTGTTTCAAGCACGGTCCATCTCCGTGCCTCTCTGTGGGAAATGgtgaattaaaagcaaaaatgccTCAGCCATTTGTCACTGTTCCTTGTGTTCACTAATAGCCTGGCAAAAGTGGAGAGGCTTTGGGAAGTATTGAAAGTAGTCTCTGGCATGTACCTTCTATTCTCTTGTCATTATGCTTTATTACCAACTAACATCTGTGTGACAAGACAGTCAGCACTGTGAGCAGTTGTGGGGGAAGCAGTGTGTAATCATCCTTAAAACTTCTGTCCCAGTTACTGCCTTTTGTGAGCAATTTCAGGACTGTGTAACTGCTACTGAGCGCATTccccttttgtatttttctcttgtAAACCACAATTCATAAAATATTTGGACAAGGCAATGTCAAGATGAAAGAAGTAGATAATTTAGAACTTAAGAACTCCTTAgtgatttgaattttttttgttctttggtgTCATATAGTTTTGGATTTGAAAAATGAGCACAGCAGTTCTCCAAACAGCCTTTGTTGTCAACCTACTGAGCTACATATGGGACCAAACAGTACACATAACATTACAGTATGAGCAGTGATAGCAGCAAATCCTTTTTAGTTTACACTTAGGTTGACTTGTCAAGTAAGAATAGTTCTCTTGGTGAAGAAGTAACAACTTGAATTCTGTGCGTATATGCCCATTCTTTCAAATCCAGCACTAACACGCAGAAATACCAGTTGTACTGGTGAGGGGGAAGTAGTTTTATGTGTTTGCAGAGGGCAACGGATTATGGAGATTAGGGACTTGCAGTAGTCATCAGAGGATAACAAATGTTCAGATGCCATTGCACATGGGCTACAGGGTGAACTGCTGAAGATAAATGGTAGCTGTTCCTGTAATCAAGCAAGTAGCATTCCAAGGATGGTCAGAGTTCTATAGTGAACCTGAAGAGCTATCAGTAGATTTCCAGGATCCTGAAGTTTACCATTGCTGAAATCTTGCAGAAATTATTAACTTACCATCCCTAGTTTCCCATAGTTAATCAACCATGTCTGCAGTGAACCTGCTGACCAGACTGGAATGTTCCCATTTCCTATCCAGTTGCAATATTAAAATTGGGTTGTGTAAGACTAATTCTGTAGTCATGCATCAGTTTTCAGATAAGCAGTTATATGGTTTAAATTCTTTTAACTATTTTCTAAAATTTGAGCCTGGCTGTTAGGATTGTTCCTGGTAAGACTTTTTTGTGCATTTCTAAAATACTTGTGAAATGTAGACTGATGCTTTTCTGTTACCTGTAAGGTTTAAAAGTAGTTTTTGAGGTGCTGAACACTGATGCTAACCTCACTTCTTGCATGGACTTGAGGGCATACTTAAGCCTAGAGCAAGTCAGTGAATATGtgaagagagggaaggagctaAAACCGAACAGAATTTAAAAGGCTGAGGGGCTAAGCCTGTGGGATTTCATCCTCAACTGGATGGcatttctgtgacagaaaatTAGTATTTAAATGCTGCATTAGtttcatttgaaaatgtcaGGAAATGCTGTTGGCAGTACCATGAAACTGCTCTGAAAATCAGAAGGGGAAAAATTGAGAGATAAGAAATAAAAGTTCCTGCTTTTGTAATTGGTAGCAAACTACACTTGGATCATTGTCAGCAGGTCTTTGGAAGAATTGCTCCTGGAAAGTAATAGTTGATATGTTCCAAGCCTGTATCACTCCTTTGCGCTGGAATAGCTGACACCCCAAAACAAAGATAGGCAAGGCACAGGGAGGACAGCAGAATGCAGAGACTGCCACAGGAGAGCAGAGTtagcagggagggaagcagcaggaatgaAGTGCCCACACTGCATGGTTAATGAGAACAAGCAAACAATTGGTAGCGGGAGTGGCAGAGCACAGGAGGGGGCACCAAGATTCTCATTGTATGTGTAAAATGAGAACATCTGTATTACCCAGATAGATCCTTGCCTGTCCCAAACTTGTTTGGGGACCAATGGCTCCTAATTGCCAGGACAAAGAAACTGTATTTGAGTGGGATGTCTTTAACAGCATCACTGTTAGAGGTGTCGTTCTGTTTTCAATCATATTAAGAAGGCAGGACAGACTGCTTATCTTTAAGAAAGTCAAAACCAGAGCATAGAAACAAGTGGTTTTGTGCAAGGGTAGAAGTAATCATGTTTGACCTTGAGGCTGCAGTTCTATAAGATCAGATGCTAACATCCCATTGTCTTTGGAAAAGCGAGGTTTTGGTCTTGAGAGTGTGCTTCCACTGCTCACCTTAACACAGGCTGGAAGGCTTACTGATCTCAGTACATTGCAAGTAAACTGAAGACTATTTAGATTACTGTACttgcagaaaaacaaaccatgaGCCCAAAAGAAGATGCAGCCTTTCACTAGGAGTTACAAGACCTCTGCAGTAAATTCATTAAGTACTAGAGGAAAGGAAGAGCTAGGGTTGTGCTGCTGAGGGCAGAATTCTGTTGGcaaggaggaaagaaaggtgTTGGAGTTTTCTCGCAGACTATCTGATAACATCATAAGAGAGTTGTAGCAACTATAGGTACATAATATATACAATTAACACATATAGATGTAGAAGCAAGATGTTTTTTGAGGAAAGACCATCTATGTGGTCTAAATTTGGTTTATAATAATGTCTATAATGTAATCATGGTCTATAATAATACACTAAATATTGACTGAATACTAAATTCATTCAGTACTGGTTTAGTTATATTGGAGATGACATTTCAATTTAGCTTAGAGATAAGTGACATGGAGGTGTTGCTGTAGGAACAGTGAggttatttcttcattttttgttCAGTGCATCAATTGAAGGGTTAACAGAAAATGAAGATCATATGGGCTCAAATGCTTTATATAATTTTACAGGAGTGTCCTATCTAAAGGGATGCATTTCACCTCTGCATTTCAAAAGGAAACCTCTTGATGTTTTATTGCCATTTTATGTGGACCACCAGATGAAAAGCTAAGTTACTGCTGTAGAATATTTATCCTTACATTCTCTGTAACCACTTGCGTGTCTGGGCTCCTAAATCTAAACTaataaacacagaaatgttAAAGAGAGTAGTTATGTGGAGGGTTTAGGAGCTTATGAAGGGAAAATTTGCCTCAGTCGTAACATCTTCCCTTGATTTAGATACATCAGTTTACTAACATGTAATTAACTTTATTTAGCATTTTTAAGTGTTTCTTACTCCTTTGTTAACAgctaagaaaaaatattacttgGTAACAGTAGAAAAACGGTAATATTTCAGCATAAAGgaaacagaatattttccagtaataaaaggtaatttaaaaaatgacagATGAAACCACTTTTCTTCATTCTGAATCAAAAATTCTGTTAAGAGTAAACATTAATGTGTGAAAAGGGAGTTAGAAGTAATTCAGGATGGAAGCACTGACAGAATGTTTCCTAAAGCAGTGGTTTACAATGCAGCACTATTCTGACTAATGAAAGGCTTACTGAGATCAACAACACATTTTCACATGCAATAAGCACATACATCAGTTACTCTGTCAAGCCACAGTAATAGGGTAGTGTCAACCTTTCACAGGATCCTATGCTCACATTTTGGAGTCTTTCTGCCAATACTTGTGAATGACTGCAGAGCTGAACAATTCTAGGCATAATATATCTTCATGGGGATTTGAGTTAGTATGAATTTAAGTTTGGAAAGTGGTAAATTTCCACTGTAACtggaagcattttaaaaactagATTCTTAGGCACCACATAGTgtgaaaatgaattaaaaattttaaaaggagtATAAAATGTATTTAGCATTTCCTTGCTGGCTTAGGAAGGTCAAAGTGATGCTACTTCAACACGATGTTATCCTCTGATATCAGAGTGTGAACTCCAGCACTGTGCAATTAGGTCAATTAGCTGGTTTTCCCACCCTCTCCCACACAATCCAAGGGTTTGCCTCTGCCTATAAACAGAAGTAGCTGTGAGATACAGTAGCTCTGAAGCTATTGGTTTTGAAACCTACAAAGAGGTTGTTTCTTCCTGGTATCAACAGCCACACACTAAAGTTTGAGAAGCTGTACAATGTCTGGTAAGTAACAGAAACAGCTGTGTAGCATCTAGTAAATGCGATGAGTAACTTTCTGGCCAAAGTGAAGGTAAAGAAATAACAGCACTGCCTGTTTGTGACAggaatttttattgtatttgttTGTTAATTGAGAAAGGAACATACTAGCTTAATTTAACACGATCAGCATCTTGCTTCTGGCTTTGGATAAGCTAGCAAATCCAGTGTTTCCAAtaattatttattgtttttatttttcttaaactgaCATCTCAAAACAGAATAAATGTGTGTTCTTCTCTTCATGTTTTAGTAGCCCAACTACTTTGCTTTATTATTTAATCAGTGTCATCAAATGCCACCCCCCccgctcccccccccccccccaaagaACTGAGGCTCTGGGAATTCATagctgtgaggaaaaaaaaatgcacaaaaccaacaaaacttTCTTTTTATAACTTAACAGTCTAATAAAACAAGACCTAGCAATATATTAAGAAATAAATCCAGTTACAAATGCATGTATATAGAAGGAACTTCTGAGGATGTCAGAACAAAAAATGATCGGCTATTTACAAGATACACAGCAGGATGGTACAGTAGCCAAGACCCACCATTCAGAAACCAAATGTGTTCTCTCCACTGTAGGCAACATACAAGAAGCcatcctcatccttttccttctcatAAAGTTGTCCCATAGTTAAGCttgaaagggaaagagagaaatggTTTGCTTGGCTCATGCAAGTTGTCAGTGTTAACAGAACCTCATATAAACGAGGATTAATAAAAGCTAAAAATTTTAAGTCTGTGTATAGGTTAGAATACAAAAAATGAGGGCAAACAAAAAGCAGTTGCCTCCTAAGTTAGGCAAATGATCCTGGACTCTGCAGagagtaatttttttatatttcttcacAAATGTCTTTGTCAGAATGCTTccttattttgaaaagaaaaatttatattttgaaaagaaaaagaaaccctAGCAATTACTTGGCTGGTCTACTGCTCCAACCATCTAGCTACAGATGGTTGGAGCAGTAGACATCAGTTGGGTGCACAAATGAAGCCTTCTCAGCTCACCTTTCTCTGACTTCCCAAAACTGAGAAAAGGCTAATGAACTGAAAGATGGAGATGGATGTGAGTGACGGGGAAAAACAACGTCATTCTGCccaagagaggagctgggaagatTTGTAAGCAGTACTTGAAATGGAAGAGAATTTGGTGAGTAGTAAATAGATCACCAATCCTTAACATCCTTCTCTCTTCATACAGTTTATTACATAAACTGAAGCCTGTGAGATGAGCAGAGCCATGAATAGATTGTGGTTTTGTTTATCAGTTAAGAAGTTACtatttttacattaatattGAATGATCAAAGCCCTGTTTTTCTAACTGAGATGTGACATCTCATTATGAACATATGAGAAGAGACAATGGATCTCTGTTTCCTGCTCCTAGGAATTCTATAATACTGTTATAAAGATGACATATAGGCATTCTCAGTACTGTTAGAAGAAAACAAGCAGAGAAGGATGGTTCTCATGGGTCCCTATTGTGTATCAGGTTACCTGGAGGGACTCTTTATTTTATAGTTAAGTATTAAGAATAATATCACATCTAAGGCATGTAACAGCATACTATTTCCTTAAATGTTACTAAGGTGTCTAGTGTAGAAAGTTGTAGTTGCTGCTTCTACTATATTCTGTATGTCACAGAAAACAATGAAACTTATTCCTATGTAAAagcaatgcaaaagaaaaacctttctactgcaattattctttttttcatagaagaaaataattttaaaaaaaagaaccaacAACTAGTTTACAATTTCTTTGTAAACTGAGAGACTATTggttttttcaaaataatttgtggCACTTATTTAATGTGCAACCTTTTTTTCTTATACTGAGAATCATTGTTTTCTTGACATTGATGATGCACGTGTTTTTGCACTCAACCAAATGCAATGACACAGTAACTGCAAAGCTCACCCTTATGCCATGGAAGTAAATCACAGTATATTTTTCAGTCACCCTTCCTTTCAGCCTAGCTCAAGAAATAAGACGTTTATCAAAttcatgaggaaaaaaactctTAGTGAGATTAAGATGTGAGAGACATCTAAAATCATCAAATGAGCCTCGAAGAGTGATTTTACTGACCCCCTAATATGCACAGGCTTGCTGTAATGATTCTGAATACCAAGTGAATAGCCTCTCACCTGGATTGTGGGACAGTCTTGTCTACAAAGAGGAATATTGCCTTCTCAGATGGCAGTTGAATCCTCTTCCTGATGATCCACATGAACTGGGCCACGGTGATGTCGGACGGAACTAAGTACTTCCTCTTGTCAATATCAACAATCTGAGATCCTGAGACCTTCTCCACTATGACCTGTAAAGTGCAGGTGTGAAGGTCAGGCTGTTCAGGATTGGTATGAACAGACAGCTTTGGTAGATCGCTTGCTCATACAGGCTTACAATGGTGAGTAGAGGGGATGAACAAAAAGGTTTCCTGACCACAACCAAATCAGAGGTAGAACTGGCTCAGCACTGTAAAACCTGATTTTACAGCTGCACTAAAACTCCTGTTTATACACACAATGGCTTGAAACTTCCTGTGCCtgtgtttggcagtcatggTGTAAAAAGGAGTGTTATGCCTTAAAAGACACCTGTGACAGGAAAGTACGCACATCACTTAACCTTGTATACACTGATGATATGAAATTACTGCAATGTGGACCCAAAGCTGAGAATGAACCAGCAGTGTACTCTGGATACAAGTAAGGCTAATAGTGTCCTGGACTGCATTAGGCAAAGGACTGGAAGGTGATCCTTCCCCTGTACTGGTACTGGCTACCTTTGTATTCTGCTGAACTGACATTTAGAGTATTCCATCATTGCTTCGAAAATGAGAAGCTGActacagaaaagaaagataGCAAGATCgctacaaacaaaaccaaaaaaataaacagaaagcaACAGGTACGGGGGGAAGGATAATTAAGTACTGCTTGTGAAAGAGAGCCGATGCTCATTGTACTACACAGACTGATTCTTGAAGGAAAAACACAGGAGGTCAGGAAATGGGGTTTACAAGAGGTTCCAGGGTCTCCATTCCTTAGCTCTGCATTCTACTTGAAATATGAAGTTTGAAAAACACTTCTGACTGTTACATTGATACCAGCTATTTGGTATCAATGGTATGCAGCTCAATTTGAATAATCAAGCAGAAAACACATACTGGTCCAGATAAAGGATTGCTGCAATTTGAGATTCAATTCCTGTATCTGTCTACACCTTGCTGTCCATTCCTGATACAGCAGCATGTCATTGTGACTCACATGATGagtttctgtgtttcttgtcCCTCCAAGGTTATCAAGGATATTTTTGAAATGGATACATGGATACTGTGGAGATGTATGGTCATTAGGGATGCTGCAGTCTACGTGGGAGGGAATAGTTAGTTATTCAAGAGGGAACAGCAAGGATCATATCAGCTCGCCAGATTGCAACTGGAGAAAATCTTGTGACTAGGTGCAACTGAGCAGCAGAAAAAGTCAATGGGAATGAAGATTTTTCTCTGGGCTCTCTGCTAACAGAAAAGTTACTTACCAAAAGGTGAGAGGCAGGTGTGGCACTAACTGGCATGTGGTAAGATGGGATGTAGGAAATTTTACACTCAAGCAAGTAAGGTGAGAATGTGGGCATGTTGCTAGCTGTTACATAAGGATGTGAACTGTGGTCTTTTTGGAGACTGAAACATGGTAAAAGGGattgcagagagaagaaagctCATTCATTATTTAGCAGATTGATAGGTATTAATGCAGAAAGGAAGGGTCACCACTTGCACTGGCTCTTCAAACAACAGGGTTTGCATGGGGAAATGCACCATGATGACTGGTTATAGGCTTGGAATACGTGAGGGTTATCATCTAACCAATTTAGCCAGGCTGGAAGATGGTCAAGCTTTCAGTAGTTTTCATAATATTTCTAAGGATCAGGCACAATCTTCTAGACAATGAAGGTATTTGCTGGGATGCAATTGCCACGAGAAGAAAGCAGGACCATGATATATCATAAAAATCCTTGGAAAGTTTTTAGAAAGCTTATTTGTCAATATGCACTGggacagaggagaaaatgttGGAGTAGTCAGATGTGTTTGGGGCTTCTTTAAAACATCTAAGgacacaaaaaggaaaattaatttactttgtAGGAACTCATCAGAGTGGGCAGGATGGAAACAGTGTATCCACCTTTGCCTGTAAGTACTCTGTTGAAGCTGGCTTGACTACTCACCGGGACACGGTCGGGGTATTTGGCTCGGATTTTTGCGGACTCGACACATCTGTGCTCTGTGAACAAAACTCGTAATTAGTCATTGCATAGTAATTATACTGCCGGTGTCCTGGGCCGAGAAGGCAACGCCGGCAGGGCCGTGAGCCTGCCGGGATCGCGATCATATTCTCGCCTCCGAGCGGGTCTCTCTAGCTTTTCTGGGAGACCGTCCCCGGGCATCACACGACCCTTCGGCGAGGACCTCCAGCGGCTGTCCACCCACAGACAAGACGACCGCCTGGGGAAGCCGACCGCGACAGATGGCGACGCGGGAGACCGAGGAAGCGGCGCCGCTGCCAGGCAGCGCCTGGCCCAGACCCACCCTTACCCAACGCGTGGTCTTCCTTGAACATCCACTTCATGATGCAGGCGGGCGGGGAGCGAAGCCAGAGGCGGCGAGGCCCGTGTGCGGGGGGCGGGGGCTCGTGCCGGGCCTGTCGCTGTCACGGTCCCTGTCACAACAACAGCCGCGGCACGGCAGGCGGGACTTCCGGCTCGCCTGCCCCACGGCAACCGCTCGAGCAGCCGCGCTTCTTCCGGCCGGGGATCGCGGGGCGGGGCTGTTGCATCCGGGCACGGAGTCACCTGCCGGGTGCGAAGCCGCCCTCAGGGCTCCCGGGGCACTCGAAGCCGCTCCACAGACTTCGTCGCCCAAGCGGGTGTCCCCATCCGCGTGTCTCCATCCCGCTGCCGGGCGCTATCTCGCCGACGGCCCCGGGAGGCAGTGGTGCGCGTTCATTGGCTGATACGCCCGTGCCCTCGGCGCTGATTGGAACGGCTTCTCGTCAGTCCGAGGCTCCGCCCAGTGCAAACGCTGTAggcgcgggcgggggcggccggtgAGAGTGCAGGAGGGGTTGCTCGTCATGGCTGGCGTGGAGCTGTTCTCGCATCCCACGCTGTACACGCGCTACCGGGCTGGATTCTGCTCCGCCGCGGCACTGGCGCTTTTGCTCATCACGGCGCTCACCTATGTGCCCCCGCTGCTGGTGGCCTACCGGAGCCACGGTGAGCGCTACTGGGACCCCACGCGGCCCGACCGGGCCTGGCGCAGTCCTGAAACCTCGTGCCGTTTCTGCCCTCAGGTTTCTGGCTGAAGCAGAGCGCGTACCTGGAGCAGCCCACCGTTCGTTTCCGGTACGAGGCTCTCTTCGTCGCCACCATCGGGTCCGGCCCGGGCAGCTTCTTGGCGTGGAGCACATTCCCAGCGTTCAACAGGCTCCAGGAGGACCGGCTCCGAGTCCCGCTCCTGTCGGTAGGCTTGCCCGGGGCGGCCCGACAACAGTGGCGAGAAGCGAGGCTGCAGAGTGGAGCCAGTGGACCGGTAGCCGGCTCAGGGCACGAGTGCTGATGGCGCTTTTGAACGGGTGGCCCGTCAGGCACTGCTGCCTTCAGGTAGCAGCAGCTTTATGTATAACCTTGTGCCTCACATCGGGATTTTGTGGAATTTTAATGAGTCCCGTTTCACTCCCTCTCAGTGTTACTGAATCATAGCATTACTTAGATTGGAAAAAGCCCGTAAGATCAAGCCCTACCAATTTtgccactaaaccatgtccatAAGCACCGCTGGTGGTTTGTGTGAACACCGGTTTACTTTCATCAAATTAGTTGCACCACTCTCCCCTGGCCACATGACTTACCATGATGGGGAGTTTGCAGGGTACCTCTAGATCTGGAAGTAGATACGTGCCTTCAGAAGAACATgttgcttttctctctgggaTTTCACAGTGGcagttatttttctgtctgCCTCTGTAACGAGCCCTGCTATATTTTGCAAGTAGCCGAAGTACTGGACACTGTGGCACACAAGCATAGCAAGCCTTGGCTTAGAGCCAGGAATCAGCATACAAAGTCATTTTGGAGGCATGCTACAATGGCAGGAGACACAAGCCTGACCATCCGTCATATATTTGCTCTTACAGAAGATCCAGCACTAAGGCATGCTTTGTTGGCATGCAAGGAATATGGGTGGAATGGTGTAGGGCAGAAAAGACCTTGAAGTAAACTTTCCCTCCCTGGAGGGGTGTATGAGACCTTGTATAACAGACAACAGCATtggctttttatttgtttctagTCCTCTGTCTGTAAATAGTCAAGTAGCATATTACTGCATTCCTAACTATGCAGTTTATTTGCTTCCTTGGTATGTGTGTGCTGCAGTTGTAGGGTCCCCTGgggttttacttttttgtttttctttctaacaGAAATtcctgtctttaaaaaaaatttgtttagaCTAGAGAAGAAGACAAAAATCAAGATGGCAAAATGGATTGGTTGCATTTTAAACTGGAACTTCCATTACAACCAACAGAGCACGTAGTTGGCGTTCAGCTGATTCTACTCTTTTCCTACCAGCTTTATGTGAgcatttttagttttgtttgttgtgaTGTATACACCCATTGTAAAATTACAGTAGTGATTATacaaaagatgaaaagaaaccTTGCACATTTGAAATTCCTCTGtaagatatttattttactgaaaaatacttaattttctcctctgctgtgtCATTCCTCGTCTAGCTCTCTTGCGTATTTGGATACACtttattagggtttttttttaatgtatttttaagctCTATATTCTCTTGGGCTGTAGTGCACCATACAGGACAGAAATGCACAACAATGAGTATCAGTGTGGGTGGCACCTGAAAATAACTGAGAGTCTTGCAATAGGCAGAAGGATGTGTATTCCTACACACTGCTGTGTCTTGACATAACCAGTTCATTTTTTGAGAGTCAGGCTGTTGCAGCAGCCGAAAACTCCTTAGATTTTGCTTAGCAGCTCTTGAAGCATTGGTAATCATCTGCCAGGATCTCCTCTGTCTTGTAACTGGGACGAGGAAGTATTACAGGAAGACAAGGCAATGCAGTTCTGCTGCCATGGTACCTCAAATGGCAGTGCAATTAATACCTAAAGCAAAGAGTAAACCATCAGTGCACAGAGAACCCAGGGATACATCTGAAAGGAGTAATAATACAGAGCTGTGTCGGGTGCAGCCACACAGACAAAAAGTTGTTTTCCTAGGAAGATTAGGCTGTTTCTTTAGAGAGTCTTGCTGATTGCAGATGGACAAGCTTTGCAAGCATAGCTATGTGATGCAGAAAACATTCTTAAGCCTGAGGCCCAGAATAGAGGCCCAACAGTCTTAAATTTGGGCTGAAGTATTTGGTCAGGTGTTAGTATCACAGAGAGTTATGATACGAATTAAGCACTTTTTTTATCCCACTGTAAATGTGGAAATtttccttcagactgaaaagTAGATAAGAACTAAGGACCTACCTTCTTTATTTGGTTCTTGTTGCAGAATACAAGTCCTTGATTTTGACTTCTGagtttttttaaagtgtgtCTCCAATGAATGTGTTTAGTCACCT harbors:
- the GABARAPL2 gene encoding gamma-aminobutyric acid receptor-associated protein-like 2, which codes for MKWMFKEDHALEHRCVESAKIRAKYPDRVPVIVEKVSGSQIVDIDKRKYLVPSDITVAQFMWIIRKRIQLPSEKAIFLFVDKTVPQSSLTMGQLYEKEKDEDGFLYVAYSGENTFGF